The Triticum urartu cultivar G1812 chromosome 5, Tu2.1, whole genome shotgun sequence genome contains the following window.
GGACTATGGCGTTAGATGCAGACTCTTCATTGAGAAACGGGATGTGTACTTTGGAACCTTCTCCCTGCGCTATGATGATGtaaagaggctgctttgcgccaGCCTCGCGTGATATTGGTAAGGTAGTCGCCTTGGCCATGTCGCTTGAAATTATAACTCCGTCGTATTCTTTCGCTAGTTGCGAGTAGTATCCTCCTGGTTGATCAGCTCCGCTCCCAATTTGATTTATGACAGTTCCGTTCATCGAGAGTGTAGTTCTGGTTTCAGTGTAACAGATAAAACATCAGCAGCAGCACACATCATATTCAGACAAAAAGAACCAACGCACCTGATATGCAACAGTACAAACTATAAACATTAAACATTACTACACTaaaatggctgaagcaatgagcACCCTACGTTTTTTAACCACAGATGTGAAACACAAATTTTGAACATGCTGTGCAACTTAGATTTGAAGGGGAGCCTTGGCGCAGTGGTAAAGCTGCTGCCTTGTGACCAACAGGTCACGGGTTCAAGTCCTGGAATCAGCCTCTTGCAGAAATGTAGGGAAAGGCTGCGTACAATAGAcccaaagtggtcggacccttcTCCGGACCCTGCACAAGCGGGAGCTACATGCACCGGGGCTGCCCTTTTGTGCAACTTAGATTTCAAAATTATGCTACACCTATAATTATAAATTAGCAAAAATACTAGAATCCTAGGAAGATACTTGTAGTTGGATATTTACCTCAAAGTTGCAAAGGCCTTCCCAGTAAGCATACGGTGAATGTAAGCCTCATTTAATCTGAGACATAATGCTTCCTCCACGCCAACCCTTACATCTATGCCGGCATTTCTGAGTTTTTCAATCCCTTTGGATGCTACAATAGGATTTGGGTCAGTCATCCCCACCACAACCTCCTTAACTTTGGCTTTGATGAGTGCTTCAGTGCAGGGAGGGGTTCTCCCGTAGTGGTTGCAGGGCTCCAGACTCACATAAGCTGTTGCATTCTCTGCTAAATGCCCTGCGTCCCTCAAAGCAAATACCTGCAGATAGAGCCACATATTAGCAACACCATACTTGGCTACGAGCCTATGAAATTATCAGCACCATTGTACTTTAGTGGCCCAAGTTCTTATGCAAGCAAAAAACATAGGTTCTGCTACCTATACGTAATAGGGTAATAGCCGAATACTACATAGGTGCTGGTTATTGTTGTGTATGACTGAAAACCACTGCATACTGTTGGCATACTGACTACAGGTGATATTTCCtaaatagtactccctccgtctcataatgtaagacattttttcaATTTATTTCTTCATAATAGCATTAGCTGAGATCATATTGTTGTGTATGACTGAAAACTACTGCATACTGTTGACATACTGGCTACAAGTGATATTTCCTAAATATTTGTTTGGTGTTAGATGTATCTATCATCTGCTGGACAGCTGCAGTAGAAGTGAACAATTTATGACATAATGCAGTATTGGAACAGTACTGCTTAATGTAGCGCTGGTTTTTCCTGAATGAGTAAAATATATGTGAAATTAGGGATCATATGAAGATTGTGAACTGCTAACAGGCCAGGCTACTGGTAGATGGTTGTTCAATTCACAGGCTTGCAATAAACATCATCCGACAAATCCTTGGTAGTCCAAAAAGAGTGAGCATCAAATTGAGAAGAAGAAGGGTGAGAGGGGTGACCTCGGCGTGGGGCTGCCCGGCTTTGGGGTGGAATCCCTCGCCGACGACTTGGCCTTCGCTGACGATGACGCAGCCCACCATGGGGTTGGGGCTGGTGTGCCCGGCTGCCGTCCACGCCAGCTCGACGCACCGCCGCATGTAGTGCGCGTCCATGTCCCCCGCCTGCGCCTGGCACCGCACGCCGGCCGCGAGCCCGCGCGCGCCGCCGCTGCCGACCGCGAGGCGGGCGCGGCAGGGGGAGGCCGCGGCGGATGCGGGGCGCGGGGCGAGGCGGGGGCGCGAGAAGAGCGAGGAGGAGATCATGTCAGACCGAAGAGAGGAGGCCAGCCAATCCAGCGAGATGTGGGGGCGCCGAGCCTGGCTTTTGGATTCCCTGTAAGCTGCCTCGACTGCCTGCGTGCAGCTGTCGCGGTTGGCGTGGCCGGCTTGCGAGGCAACACCGGCGAGGTCTCGCCGCCGCGCGGAGCTGCTCAGGCCGCGGCGGCCGGAGACGGGGAGGCGGCGTCGCGCGGTCCTGGGGGGATAA
Protein-coding sequences here:
- the LOC125507616 gene encoding riboflavin biosynthesis protein PYRD, chloroplastic-like; translated protein: FSVFGPTCQNTPESFFLLCCGSAGRVRSGEEGNRVSFLCAPRRAAPHRRARCRATPPAKLRRAPPRRHRSRAGIPYPPRTARRRLPVSGRRGLSSSARRRDLAGVASQAGHANRDSCTQAVEAAYRESKSQARRPHISLDWLASSLRSDMISSSLFSRPRLAPRPASAAASPCRARLAVGSGGARGLAAGVRCQAQAGDMDAHYMRRCVELAWTAAGHTSPNPMVGCVIVSEGQVVGEGFHPKAGQPHAEVFALRDAGHLAENATAYVSLEPCNHYGRTPPCTEALIKAKVKEVVVGMTDPNPIVASKGIEKLRNAGIDVRVGVEEALCLRLNEAYIHRMLTGKAFATLRTTLSMNGTVINQIGSGADQPGGYYSQLAKEYDGVIISSDMAKATTLPISREAGAKQPLYIIIAQGEGSKVHIPFLNEESASNAIVLADSPVAVEPSGVSVSVLDQMNLESILRLLADRGLCSVLVDFRDAGGVLVPLLSKFQEDKLVQKVVVELSPVWVVSPGPSDLAFGGSQSFPLKNVEHKEVNGTLLLEGYL